In a single window of the Deltaproteobacteria bacterium genome:
- a CDS encoding proline--tRNA ligase has protein sequence MRYSQMFLPTVKEVPSDAEIISHQLMLRAGMIRKLTSGIYSYLPVGYRVIRKIENIIREEMNRAGAQETFLPAVQPAELWQESGRWNFYGKELLRFKDRHNRDYCIGPTHEEVITDIVRNEIQTYRQLPTNLYQIQTKFRDEIRPRFGVMRCREFGMKDAYSFDVDEEEAGKSYRAMFEAYKRIFARCGLRFRPVEADSGNIGGSYSHEFMVLAESGEDAIVFCSSCNYAANLEKAEIARPEKEPVDEKDFLTPEDVYTPDVRTIEEVCEFLKVTPQDVVKTLIFVADGRPVAALIRGDEEINEVKLKNYLACDDLELAMDDIIMEVTGSPRGFAGPIGIRADIIADHSLINMKNFVVGANRENYHRINCNMGRDVFIKDFADLRIIRETDICPRCGEAISFARGIEVGHVFKLGTKYSEAMKATFLDRDGKEKLMIMGCYGIGVGRTMAACIEQSNDEHGIVWPMSIAPYQVIVTPVNSKDETIRAAASEIHNELSAEDIEVILDDRDERAGVKFNDADLIGIPLRITIGARNLAEGKMEIRDRRTGEVTLVSREDVLSFVKDGIEEELQRLNNPPEE, from the coding sequence ATGCGCTACTCACAGATGTTTTTACCGACGGTAAAGGAAGTTCCCTCTGATGCGGAAATCATAAGCCACCAGCTTATGCTTCGAGCCGGCATGATACGGAAGCTGACGAGCGGGATCTACTCATATCTGCCTGTGGGATACCGGGTGATCAGGAAGATTGAAAACATCATTCGCGAAGAAATGAACCGGGCCGGCGCCCAGGAGACGTTCCTGCCGGCCGTGCAGCCCGCCGAGCTCTGGCAGGAATCGGGCCGGTGGAATTTCTACGGCAAGGAGCTGCTCCGGTTCAAGGACCGGCATAATCGGGACTACTGCATCGGGCCGACCCACGAGGAGGTCATTACCGACATCGTTCGAAACGAGATCCAGACCTACCGGCAACTTCCCACGAACCTCTACCAGATACAGACGAAATTCCGGGACGAAATCCGGCCGCGGTTCGGCGTGATGAGGTGCCGGGAATTCGGCATGAAAGACGCATACAGCTTCGACGTGGACGAAGAGGAGGCCGGCAAGAGCTACCGGGCCATGTTCGAAGCCTATAAGAGGATATTTGCCCGGTGCGGTCTCCGTTTCCGGCCCGTCGAGGCCGACAGCGGGAACATCGGCGGCAGCTACTCCCATGAATTCATGGTCCTGGCGGAATCAGGCGAGGACGCCATCGTGTTCTGCAGTTCATGCAATTATGCCGCGAACCTTGAAAAGGCCGAGATAGCCCGCCCCGAGAAGGAACCTGTCGACGAAAAAGATTTCCTGACACCGGAGGATGTATATACACCTGATGTGCGTACCATAGAGGAAGTCTGTGAATTTCTCAAGGTGACACCGCAGGATGTGGTGAAAACGCTGATCTTCGTCGCCGACGGCAGGCCGGTTGCCGCGCTTATCAGGGGTGACGAGGAGATCAACGAGGTGAAACTGAAGAATTATCTGGCCTGCGATGATCTCGAACTGGCGATGGATGACATTATCATGGAAGTTACCGGTTCTCCACGCGGATTTGCGGGCCCCATCGGGATACGGGCGGACATCATCGCCGACCATTCTCTCATAAACATGAAGAACTTCGTTGTGGGGGCGAATCGGGAAAATTATCACCGGATCAACTGCAATATGGGAAGGGACGTTTTTATCAAGGATTTTGCCGATCTGCGGATCATCAGGGAGACCGACATCTGCCCTCGGTGCGGGGAGGCCATTTCCTTCGCCCGCGGCATCGAAGTGGGACACGTCTTCAAACTGGGAACAAAGTACAGCGAGGCGATGAAGGCCACTTTCCTCGACCGGGACGGGAAGGAAAAACTCATGATCATGGGCTGTTACGGGATCGGGGTGGGAAGGACGATGGCGGCCTGCATCGAACAGAGCAACGACGAACACGGCATTGTCTGGCCCATGTCGATAGCCCCCTATCAGGTGATCGTGACACCGGTCAACAGCAAGGATGAAACGATCCGGGCTGCGGCATCGGAGATTCACAATGAACTGTCGGCGGAAGACATTGAAGTGATCCTTGACGACCGGGATGAACGGGCCGGCGTCAAGTTCAACGACGCCGACCTTATCGGGATCCCCCTGCGGATCACCATCGGTGCCAGGAACCTTGCCGAAGGAAAAATGGAAATACGGGACCGGAGAACGGGAGAGGTCACCCTTGTTTCGCGGGAGGATGTTCTTTCTTTTGTGAAGGACGGAATAGAAGAAGAATTGCAGCGCCTGAACAACCCGCCTGAGGAATGA
- a CDS encoding bifunctional (p)ppGpp synthetase/guanosine-3',5'-bis(diphosphate) 3'-pyrophosphohydrolase: protein MIRITDILDEAQKYLSQEEMEMIEKAYIFSASVHQGQVRLSGEPYLIHPLEVTGTLVKMRLDVATIVTGLLHDTVEDTLATRDQIEEAFGKEVVFLVDGLTKISRIRFGSQLERQAENFRKMILAMSSDIRVLVIRLADRIHNMKTLDFQYPEKQKFIAQETLEVYAPLANRLGINWMKIELEDLAFKYLYPEEYFELIEGVAKRKDERDRYTEEVKSIITREMGRYDLAGIVEGRAKHFYSIFNKMREQNLQFDQVYDLMAFRIILDSNQVKDCYTALSLVHELWKPVPGRFKDYIAMPKANHYRSLHTTVIGPYGERMEVQIRTKEMHEWAEKGIAAHWRYKEGKAFSGEEDDQIKKLRELLEVQHDPGDAREFMKNLKIALYPDEVYVFTPRGDVKSFPKGATPIDFAYSIHTDVGNQCVGAMVNRTIVPLKYKLQNGDTVEITTQPGHYPSKDWLKYAVTTRALSKIKQFIKTEERERSVALGREILEKELRRHDLRYNQLIKTNKFKTVLAEYSLSSLDDMLALVGYGKLSAKHLANRFIHEEEPKKETGIFEKMKRKFRKTHDAGVSITGVDNIMVRFAKCCSPIPGDNIVGAITRGRGVSVHVATCPRIQDMPPERIIEVEWNIEKKQTYPVNIRIKCHDKRGLLSELTNVIASSGININYANIDTVPGQLATCDFQLGVNDLSQLNRLIFDLRKLKSVNTVERLREPFERTEKKIPT, encoded by the coding sequence ATGATACGCATCACCGACATACTTGATGAGGCCCAGAAATACCTGTCTCAGGAAGAAATGGAGATGATCGAGAAGGCTTATATCTTCAGTGCTTCCGTGCACCAGGGACAGGTGCGCCTTTCGGGGGAACCCTATCTGATCCATCCCCTGGAAGTGACGGGAACGCTGGTGAAGATGAGGCTTGATGTGGCGACGATCGTTACGGGATTGCTGCACGATACCGTTGAGGACACGCTGGCCACGAGGGACCAGATCGAAGAGGCTTTCGGTAAAGAGGTTGTTTTTCTCGTGGACGGGCTGACCAAGATCAGCAGGATCAGGTTCGGCAGCCAGCTCGAGCGCCAGGCGGAGAATTTCAGGAAGATGATTCTCGCCATGTCTTCAGATATCCGTGTGCTCGTGATCCGCCTTGCCGACCGGATCCACAACATGAAGACGCTCGATTTTCAGTACCCGGAAAAACAGAAATTCATCGCCCAGGAAACTCTTGAGGTCTACGCGCCGCTGGCGAACCGGCTCGGCATCAACTGGATGAAGATCGAGCTCGAGGACCTCGCCTTCAAATACCTGTATCCGGAAGAATACTTTGAGCTCATCGAAGGGGTGGCGAAGAGAAAGGACGAGCGTGACCGCTATACGGAAGAAGTGAAGAGCATCATCACCCGGGAAATGGGCAGGTATGATCTGGCGGGCATCGTCGAAGGAAGAGCGAAGCATTTTTACAGCATATTCAATAAGATGCGTGAGCAGAATCTCCAGTTCGATCAGGTCTATGATCTCATGGCCTTTCGGATAATCCTCGATTCAAACCAGGTGAAGGACTGCTATACGGCGTTGAGCCTCGTTCATGAACTGTGGAAGCCCGTTCCGGGCCGCTTCAAGGACTATATCGCCATGCCGAAGGCGAATCACTACCGTTCGCTCCATACAACGGTGATAGGGCCCTATGGAGAGCGGATGGAAGTACAGATACGCACGAAAGAGATGCACGAATGGGCGGAAAAGGGAATCGCGGCACACTGGCGTTACAAGGAGGGAAAGGCCTTTTCGGGGGAAGAGGACGACCAGATAAAGAAGCTGCGTGAGCTTCTTGAGGTCCAGCATGATCCGGGAGATGCCCGTGAGTTCATGAAGAACCTGAAGATAGCCCTCTATCCCGACGAAGTCTATGTCTTCACCCCCCGCGGAGACGTCAAGTCCTTTCCCAAGGGGGCGACACCGATCGACTTTGCCTACAGCATACATACCGATGTGGGGAATCAGTGCGTCGGCGCCATGGTGAACCGTACAATAGTTCCCCTGAAATACAAGCTGCAGAACGGTGATACCGTTGAGATTACGACGCAGCCGGGGCATTATCCCAGCAAGGACTGGCTCAAGTATGCCGTTACCACCAGGGCATTATCGAAGATCAAGCAGTTCATCAAGACGGAGGAACGGGAGCGGAGCGTCGCCCTGGGACGGGAGATCCTTGAAAAGGAACTGCGTCGGCACGACCTGAGATACAACCAGCTCATTAAAACGAACAAGTTCAAGACCGTCCTCGCTGAATACTCTCTGAGCAGCCTGGATGATATGCTCGCCCTCGTCGGCTACGGCAAACTGTCGGCGAAACACCTGGCGAACCGCTTCATCCATGAAGAAGAGCCGAAGAAGGAAACAGGCATCTTTGAAAAGATGAAGCGCAAGTTCCGGAAGACCCATGATGCGGGCGTCTCCATAACCGGCGTGGACAATATCATGGTCCGCTTTGCGAAATGCTGCAGCCCTATTCCCGGCGATAACATCGTGGGGGCAATTACCCGCGGGCGCGGTGTGAGCGTCCATGTGGCAACCTGCCCGAGGATACAGGACATGCCACCGGAACGGATCATCGAAGTAGAGTGGAACATCGAAAAAAAACAGACCTATCCGGTAAATATCCGTATCAAATGTCACGACAAGCGGGGCCTTCTGTCGGAACTCACCAATGTTATCGCCTCCTCGGGTATCAACATCAATTACGCCAATATCGATACCGTTCCGGGACAGTTGGCGACCTGCGATTTTCAGCTCGGCGTCAATGACCTGAGCCAGCTGAACCGGCTGATATTCGACCTCAGAAAACTGAAAAGCGTCAATACCGTTGAAAGGCTTCGGGAACCCTTTGAAAGGACGGAGAAGAAGATCCCAACATGA
- a CDS encoding N-acetylmuramoyl-L-alanine amidase, translating into MRSLTCNWKTIGLILFICGMLAVPSAATARPLTVFVDPAHGGDDRGVELDRGDFEKELTLDVAKEIENRFRGNRDISIILTRNGDETVPVERRRTMAREKKADLFISLHINAGFGAGAAGYEIYFSDGSWVRKQGESGDIIIEDMIENRIRNDSIRLAQIIEYHIGSVFPRQGRGLRSSPVLILSGMENAGILVEFGFGTNVKDRKKLLDPNIREAIARAVCDGIQAYNKGREKQDAE; encoded by the coding sequence ATGCGATCATTAACCTGCAACTGGAAGACCATCGGCCTGATCCTGTTCATATGCGGCATGCTCGCAGTACCATCGGCCGCGACGGCCCGGCCGTTGACGGTCTTCGTCGATCCAGCCCATGGGGGGGACGATCGGGGAGTCGAACTCGACAGAGGGGATTTCGAAAAGGAACTGACACTGGACGTGGCGAAAGAGATCGAGAACCGGTTCCGGGGCAATCGCGACATATCGATCATCCTCACGCGAAACGGTGACGAGACGGTGCCCGTGGAACGACGGCGTACCATGGCGCGGGAGAAAAAGGCGGATCTGTTCATCAGTCTTCACATCAATGCCGGGTTCGGAGCCGGTGCGGCCGGTTATGAAATATATTTCTCCGATGGTTCCTGGGTTCGGAAGCAGGGAGAGAGCGGCGATATTATCATTGAAGATATGATAGAGAACCGGATCAGAAACGACAGCATAAGGTTGGCCCAGATCATCGAGTATCATATCGGGTCCGTATTCCCCCGCCAGGGAAGGGGGCTTCGAAGCTCGCCCGTCCTGATCCTTTCAGGGATGGAAAATGCCGGGATACTGGTGGAGTTTGGTTTTGGAACGAACGTAAAGGATCGGAAAAAACTGCTGGATCCCAATATCCGGGAGGCGATCGCCCGGGCTGTGTGTGACGGCATTCAGGCTTACAACAAGGGAAGGGAGAAGCAGGATGCGGAGTGA
- the rph gene encoding ribonuclease PH: MRSDGRRWDQIRRCTITRKFLSHAPGSVLIEMGGTKVICTASIEDSVPPFLKNSGQGWLTAEYSMLPLATPTRNVRESVRGRTGGRTHEIQRLIGRSLRAVTDLSLLGEKTIYIDCDVIQADGGTRTASITGGFISLVDALRRFRDQGAIDGFHVSDFVSAVSVGVVGGDILLDLNYEEDSRAEVDANFVMTRTGRIIEVQGTAEREPFPRDVLERMIDVAQKGIAELTDMQKELLGDL; the protein is encoded by the coding sequence ATGCGGAGTGACGGACGCCGGTGGGACCAGATACGTCGCTGTACGATAACGAGGAAGTTTCTCAGCCACGCGCCGGGTTCCGTACTGATAGAGATGGGGGGAACGAAGGTGATCTGCACCGCCTCCATTGAGGATTCCGTGCCGCCCTTTCTCAAGAATAGCGGCCAGGGATGGCTGACGGCGGAATATTCCATGCTTCCCCTTGCCACGCCGACCCGGAACGTCCGTGAATCCGTACGGGGGCGCACCGGCGGTCGCACACATGAGATCCAGCGGCTGATCGGCCGGTCGCTCCGCGCCGTGACGGACCTTTCACTCCTGGGAGAAAAGACCATCTACATCGATTGTGATGTCATCCAGGCCGACGGCGGCACCCGAACGGCTTCGATAACGGGCGGGTTCATCTCCCTTGTCGATGCTCTGCGAAGGTTCCGCGATCAGGGGGCCATCGACGGATTTCATGTTTCCGACTTCGTTTCGGCTGTCAGTGTCGGTGTCGTGGGAGGGGATATCCTTCTCGACCTCAATTATGAAGAAGATTCCCGGGCGGAAGTGGACGCGAACTTCGTCATGACCAGAACGGGAAGGATCATAGAAGTCCAGGGGACGGCCGAACGGGAGCCCTTTCCCCGGGACGTATTGGAACGGATGATCGACGTTGCCCAGAAGGGAATCGCGGAACTGACGGACATGCAGAAGGAGCTTCTGGGGGACCTGTAA
- a CDS encoding XTP/dITP diphosphatase has translation MHAFSRHGVTRRKGRDGPKRVLILATKNRGKIRELKALLEELDVEVGSLLDYPEMPEVLEDGSSFFENALKKARAVSEYTGDPVVADDSGLVVECLGGRPGIHSARYAGPRASDEDNYRKLLEEMRGVPDSERAAAFRCSLVLYHPDGTYRSFEGMLEGFVAQEPRGTKGFGYDPVFIVPEYGKTVAELPSEVKNRISHRARAFQELKKTLKKEARIH, from the coding sequence ATGCACGCCTTCTCCCGGCATGGTGTAACAAGACGAAAAGGAAGAGACGGACCGAAAAGGGTGTTGATATTAGCGACGAAAAACAGGGGGAAAATCAGAGAGCTGAAGGCCTTGCTTGAAGAACTGGACGTAGAGGTCGGCTCGCTTCTTGATTATCCCGAGATGCCGGAAGTCCTGGAAGACGGATCCTCATTCTTCGAAAACGCCCTGAAAAAGGCGCGGGCCGTTTCGGAATACACGGGGGACCCTGTTGTTGCCGATGATTCAGGGCTTGTCGTGGAATGCCTGGGCGGCCGGCCGGGTATTCATTCCGCCCGTTACGCCGGACCGCGGGCATCGGACGAGGATAATTACCGGAAACTTCTTGAGGAAATGCGCGGGGTTCCCGATTCAGAACGTGCCGCCGCTTTCAGGTGCAGCCTGGTGCTCTATCACCCGGACGGAACATACCGATCCTTCGAGGGCATGCTGGAGGGCTTCGTTGCACAGGAACCGCGGGGAACGAAGGGTTTCGGTTACGATCCGGTCTTTATCGTTCCCGAATACGGAAAGACGGTAGCCGAACTTCCCTCCGAGGTCAAGAACAGGATCAGTCACCGCGCCAGGGCCTTTCAGGAACTGAAAAAAACCTTGAAAAAAGAGGCGCGAATACACTAA